A single region of the Corallococcus caeni genome encodes:
- a CDS encoding AAA family ATPase, whose product MKPGLRINRFQVDGFGHFRGYSGTPGPGLTLLYGPNEAGKSTLLAFLRGVLFGFEKRGQPERYEPEGALFGGELWLETASGPLVVHRHGGKRASEGTLTVRSPEGQPLPETLLDQALADVPRELFFEVFAFRLDELSSFQRLAQQRGVSEALFAAGMQGARRLPEAVERLRKDADGLYAPRGQKPELNRVMKELEDVQQALREAGDRPALYFSTRDRLAERIAEGHALEVARKQTEHALDHAARLESALGDLVVLARDRAELATLPVLDTFPPGAETRLEDVLQRRKTYRAQQAQLHERLMPIEEARERLAAPWPVRERAESLRTALATYSGHSEQLRALPARRAALTSRRRQLEQSLGELGLAVDAGGLLALDLGARARGELESLAARLDAADSALAQVEVEQARTREERARLETALARVRTEVESLPEARPAQVRQRQAAVGRMRAVRGDLERLAEQRLEQRRQMDGVRAPTDAVPLRSLLPLSWVVAAAVVAMGFAGLAAWVANVTVGMLCAAGGMMLVGLLLLVRHRVEAARHASLEAQAARHRWRQQEEERFRSVQAAMCAREELLQRELLHASGAAGLSPGASLADLAAQEALLAEQLTQAERRELLLREEDTLRTAWDAAVREEQRVEEARLRADQRGEVLREEWVAFLVARRFPEALSAASALTLWRDAAALRQRLLDLRTDEEEFTVAEAACDAVTARLLQEARAADLPPGPAETVAARVSVALEEVRSRAADQRHLDGQRGELLAEKARLDQLVLDEDQAWEALLTEGGCQDEATFRRRAVQARRYAELTVRVREHGQRVQALTGLGENMAREEVHAAGGEAGLKDQLATLRERHRAEGERHKAVLTEQGSLKTQLAQWENDDRVSRLRIQEETLRAKAAELATRYAADRLTLALLGRARRRFEEEQQPRVIQLASELFSELTAGRYRRVFIPAGDARELRVSDGAKDWSAEQLSRGTREQLFLAFRLAVIRDFGETRGALPLITDDVLVNFDPERARGAVRLFARLAEHHQVIAFTCHPWLREQFEAEGAHVLELPGATKPSREASQPLRVVSSG is encoded by the coding sequence ATGAAGCCGGGCCTGCGCATCAACCGCTTCCAGGTGGACGGCTTCGGGCACTTCCGGGGGTACTCGGGGACGCCGGGGCCGGGGCTCACGCTCTTGTACGGGCCCAACGAGGCGGGCAAGAGCACGCTGCTCGCGTTCCTGCGCGGCGTGCTGTTCGGCTTCGAGAAGCGCGGCCAGCCGGAGCGCTACGAACCGGAGGGCGCGCTCTTCGGCGGCGAGCTGTGGTTGGAGACGGCGTCCGGCCCGCTGGTGGTGCACCGCCACGGCGGCAAGCGCGCGTCGGAGGGAACGCTCACGGTGCGCAGCCCGGAGGGGCAGCCGCTGCCGGAGACGCTGCTGGACCAGGCGCTGGCGGACGTGCCGCGCGAGCTGTTCTTCGAGGTGTTCGCCTTCCGCCTGGACGAGCTGTCCTCCTTCCAGCGGCTCGCGCAGCAGCGCGGCGTGTCGGAGGCGCTGTTCGCCGCGGGCATGCAGGGCGCGCGTCGGCTGCCGGAGGCGGTGGAGCGGCTGCGCAAGGACGCGGACGGGCTCTACGCACCGCGCGGGCAGAAGCCCGAGCTGAACCGCGTGATGAAGGAGCTGGAGGACGTGCAGCAGGCGCTGCGCGAGGCGGGCGACCGGCCCGCGCTCTACTTCTCCACGCGCGACCGGCTGGCGGAGCGCATCGCGGAGGGCCACGCGCTGGAGGTGGCGCGCAAGCAGACCGAGCACGCGCTGGACCACGCCGCGCGGCTGGAGTCCGCGCTGGGGGACCTGGTGGTGCTCGCGCGCGACCGGGCGGAGCTGGCCACGCTGCCGGTGCTGGACACCTTCCCGCCGGGCGCGGAGACGAGGCTGGAGGACGTGCTCCAGCGGCGCAAGACGTACCGGGCCCAGCAGGCGCAGCTGCATGAGCGGCTGATGCCCATCGAAGAAGCGCGGGAGCGGCTGGCGGCCCCGTGGCCCGTGCGCGAGCGCGCCGAGTCCCTCCGCACGGCGCTGGCGACGTACTCGGGGCATTCGGAGCAGCTGCGCGCGCTGCCCGCGCGCAGGGCGGCGCTCACGTCGCGGCGGCGGCAGCTGGAGCAGTCGCTGGGAGAGCTGGGGCTCGCGGTGGACGCGGGCGGACTGCTCGCGCTGGACCTGGGGGCGCGGGCGCGCGGGGAGCTGGAGTCGCTCGCGGCGAGGCTGGACGCGGCGGACTCGGCGCTCGCGCAGGTGGAGGTGGAGCAGGCGCGCACGCGGGAGGAGCGGGCGCGGCTGGAGACAGCGCTGGCGCGGGTGCGGACGGAGGTGGAGTCCCTGCCCGAGGCGCGGCCCGCGCAGGTGCGTCAGCGTCAGGCGGCGGTGGGGCGGATGCGCGCGGTGCGCGGGGACCTGGAGCGGCTGGCCGAGCAGCGCCTGGAGCAGCGCCGGCAGATGGACGGCGTGCGGGCCCCCACGGACGCGGTGCCGCTGCGCTCGCTGTTGCCGCTGTCGTGGGTGGTGGCGGCGGCGGTGGTGGCCATGGGGTTCGCGGGGCTCGCGGCGTGGGTCGCGAACGTGACGGTGGGCATGCTGTGCGCGGCGGGCGGGATGATGCTGGTGGGGTTGCTCCTGCTCGTGCGCCATCGCGTGGAGGCGGCACGGCACGCCAGCCTGGAGGCGCAGGCGGCGCGGCATCGCTGGCGGCAGCAGGAGGAGGAGCGCTTCCGCTCGGTGCAGGCGGCGATGTGCGCGCGCGAGGAACTGCTCCAGCGGGAGCTGCTGCACGCGTCCGGCGCGGCGGGACTCTCCCCGGGCGCTTCGCTGGCGGACCTGGCCGCGCAGGAGGCGCTGCTCGCGGAGCAACTGACGCAGGCCGAGCGGCGCGAGCTGCTCCTGCGGGAAGAGGACACGCTGCGCACGGCCTGGGACGCGGCGGTGCGCGAGGAGCAGCGCGTGGAGGAGGCGCGGCTGCGCGCGGATCAACGCGGGGAGGTGCTGCGCGAGGAGTGGGTGGCGTTCCTGGTGGCGCGCCGCTTCCCCGAGGCCCTCTCCGCGGCCTCGGCGCTGACTCTGTGGCGCGACGCCGCGGCGCTGCGGCAGCGGCTGCTGGACCTGCGCACGGACGAAGAGGAGTTCACGGTGGCGGAGGCCGCCTGTGACGCGGTGACGGCGCGGCTGCTCCAGGAGGCGCGGGCGGCGGACCTGCCCCCGGGCCCGGCGGAGACGGTGGCCGCGCGGGTGTCCGTGGCGCTGGAGGAGGTGCGCTCGCGGGCAGCGGACCAGCGGCACCTGGACGGTCAGCGCGGGGAGCTGCTGGCGGAGAAGGCGCGGCTGGACCAGCTGGTGCTGGACGAGGACCAGGCGTGGGAGGCGCTGCTCACGGAAGGGGGGTGCCAGGACGAGGCCACCTTCCGCCGCCGCGCGGTGCAGGCGCGCCGGTACGCGGAGCTGACGGTCCGGGTGCGCGAGCATGGCCAGCGGGTGCAGGCCCTCACCGGCCTGGGCGAGAACATGGCGCGCGAGGAGGTACACGCGGCGGGAGGCGAGGCGGGCCTGAAGGACCAGCTCGCCACGCTGCGCGAGCGCCACCGCGCGGAAGGCGAGCGGCACAAGGCGGTGCTCACGGAGCAGGGCAGCCTGAAGACGCAGCTGGCGCAGTGGGAGAACGACGACCGCGTGTCGCGGCTGCGCATCCAGGAGGAGACGCTGCGGGCGAAGGCCGCGGAGCTGGCCACGCGCTACGCGGCGGACCGGCTGACGCTGGCGTTGCTGGGGCGCGCGCGCCGGAGGTTCGAGGAGGAGCAGCAGCCCCGCGTCATCCAGCTGGCGAGCGAGCTGTTCTCCGAGCTGACCGCGGGACGCTACCGCCGCGTCTTCATCCCGGCGGGCGACGCTCGGGAGCTGCGCGTGAGCGACGGGGCAAAGGACTGGAGCGCGGAGCAGCTGTCGCGAGGCACGCGGGAACAGCTGTTCCTCGCGTTCCGGCTCGCCGTCATCCGCGACTTCGGAGAGACGCGGGGCGCGCTGCCGCTCATCACGGACGACGTGCTGGTGAACTTCGATCCGGAGCGGGCCCGGGGCGCGGTGCGGCTCTTCGCGAGGCTGGCGGAGCACCACCAAGTCATCGCCTTCACCTGCCACCCGTGGCTGCGCGAGCAGTTCGAAGCGGAAGGCGCCCACGTGCTGGAGTTGCCCGGCGCCACGAAGCCCTCCCGCGAAGCGTCCCAACCCCTGCGGGTGGTCTCCAGCGGCTAG
- a CDS encoding metallophosphoesterase family protein — MRFSFVHAADLHLDTPFRGVATHGPLLERFQQSTFHALARIVDVCLRERVTFLLLAGDLFDVKDRSVRARLALRAELARLDRAGIQTFIVHGNHDPLSGDTGALGLPASVKVFGPEWEDVEVRREGRRLCHVQGVSYPDVEVRENLSARFRRTGEHFSVGLLHANLGGDAGHANYAPCTAADLAAGGLDYWALGHVHTRAEHLLPGGGVAVYPGNPQGRHVHETGERGCVVVDVEDGVARRRFVPVDRVRWHRLDVPLSGITSLDMLQAVATEVVESRCAEDFDGHAVRLTLAGRGPLHRELARPGARSQLEADLRERLARAHPPVLLESLRDGSRPEVDLEAVRAGGGFLGTLLEEAQALSHDDAALASLWDDEDLTTLGQRLKRLGVDALEAPRPELVTQAGQRGVEQLHEEAS; from the coding sequence ATGCGCTTCTCCTTCGTGCACGCCGCGGATCTCCATCTGGACACGCCGTTCCGGGGAGTGGCCACGCACGGCCCGCTCCTGGAGCGCTTCCAGCAGTCCACCTTCCACGCCCTCGCGCGCATCGTGGACGTGTGCCTGCGCGAGCGCGTGACGTTCCTGCTGCTGGCCGGGGACCTGTTCGACGTGAAGGACCGCTCGGTGCGCGCAAGGCTCGCGCTGCGCGCGGAGCTGGCGCGACTGGACCGCGCGGGCATCCAGACCTTCATCGTCCACGGCAACCATGATCCGCTGAGCGGCGACACCGGCGCGCTGGGGCTGCCCGCGTCGGTGAAGGTGTTCGGCCCGGAGTGGGAGGACGTGGAGGTGCGGCGCGAGGGCCGGCGCCTGTGCCACGTGCAGGGCGTGTCCTATCCGGACGTGGAGGTGCGCGAGAACCTGTCCGCGCGCTTCCGCCGCACCGGCGAGCACTTCAGCGTGGGCCTCCTGCACGCGAACCTGGGCGGCGACGCGGGCCACGCCAACTACGCGCCCTGCACGGCCGCGGACCTGGCGGCGGGCGGGCTGGACTACTGGGCCCTGGGCCACGTGCACACGCGCGCGGAGCACCTGCTGCCCGGCGGCGGCGTGGCGGTGTACCCGGGCAACCCGCAGGGCCGGCACGTCCACGAGACGGGCGAGCGCGGCTGCGTGGTGGTGGACGTGGAGGACGGCGTCGCGCGCCGGAGGTTCGTGCCGGTGGACCGCGTGCGCTGGCACCGGCTGGACGTGCCGCTGTCCGGCATCACGTCGCTGGACATGCTCCAGGCGGTGGCCACGGAGGTGGTGGAGTCGCGCTGCGCGGAGGACTTCGACGGGCACGCGGTGCGCCTGACATTGGCCGGACGCGGACCGCTGCACCGGGAGCTCGCGCGGCCGGGCGCGAGGTCGCAGCTGGAGGCGGACCTGCGCGAGAGGCTGGCGCGGGCGCACCCGCCGGTGCTGCTGGAGTCCTTGCGCGATGGCAGCCGGCCGGAGGTGGACCTGGAGGCGGTGCGCGCCGGGGGCGGCTTCCTGGGCACGCTGCTGGAGGAAGCGCAGGCGCTGTCGCACGACGACGCGGCGCTCGCGTCGCTGTGGGACGACGAGGACCTGACGACGCTGGGGCAGCGGCTCAAGCGGCTGGGCGTGGACGCGCTGGAGGCGCCCCGGCCGGAGCTGGTGACGCAGGCCGGGCAGCGCGGCGTGGAGCAGCTCCACGAGGAGGCATCATGA
- a CDS encoding outer membrane beta-barrel protein → MRPVTSWLPWLPFLPALLLAPSAHAQAEERPAPLAFADFSWLPGNAGASEKPLSFGPFTGEFRLDTAYHYSFNRPQDDTLSGSSEVFRHGEVQVTQLGIGGDFLYKNVMGRLMTQFGMYSRTTPRNDASASRGQWNLDDAYRYVSEAYGGYHFEALRGINLQAGIFMSYIGLWSYYNADNWTYQPSYVSSNTPWFFNGVRAQIFVSDTLKIEPWLVNGWQSYGRFNDGYGVGGQVLWRPTGWLSVVGNQYYGSDTLGNPGRKRVHTDDSVMVKYLDTPGGFVTKAAASLTLDAGCEFGGGMDCGSQYFLGFMAYHRAWFLQDRLALTVGGGAITNPGRYLVLLPPINGTTAASGTPYFTANPGDRYRAWDFQVAADVIPQPFITFRVEFNHRAANVPYFSGPGGVTPPGGNQGAPGSLVDGWSPDLVKTENRLTGALMVKL, encoded by the coding sequence ATGAGACCCGTCACCTCCTGGCTGCCCTGGCTCCCGTTCCTCCCCGCGCTGCTGCTCGCGCCGAGCGCCCACGCGCAGGCCGAGGAGCGCCCCGCGCCGCTGGCCTTCGCGGACTTCTCCTGGCTGCCCGGCAACGCGGGCGCGAGCGAGAAGCCGCTCAGCTTCGGCCCGTTCACCGGCGAGTTCCGCCTGGACACGGCGTACCACTACAGCTTCAACCGCCCCCAGGACGACACGCTCTCCGGCTCCAGCGAGGTGTTCCGCCACGGCGAGGTGCAGGTCACGCAGCTCGGCATCGGTGGGGACTTCCTCTACAAGAACGTCATGGGCCGGCTGATGACCCAGTTCGGCATGTACTCACGGACCACGCCGCGCAACGACGCGAGCGCCTCGCGCGGCCAGTGGAACCTGGACGACGCGTACCGCTACGTCTCCGAGGCCTACGGCGGCTACCACTTCGAGGCGCTGCGCGGCATCAACCTGCAGGCCGGCATCTTCATGAGCTACATCGGCTTGTGGAGCTACTACAACGCGGACAACTGGACCTACCAGCCGTCCTACGTGTCGTCGAACACGCCGTGGTTCTTCAACGGCGTGCGCGCGCAGATCTTCGTCAGCGACACGCTCAAGATTGAACCGTGGCTCGTCAATGGCTGGCAGTCGTATGGCCGCTTCAACGACGGGTACGGCGTGGGCGGGCAGGTGCTGTGGCGGCCCACGGGCTGGCTGTCGGTGGTGGGCAACCAGTACTACGGCTCGGACACGCTGGGGAACCCGGGCCGCAAGCGCGTGCACACCGACGACAGCGTGATGGTGAAGTACCTGGACACGCCGGGGGGCTTCGTCACGAAGGCGGCGGCGTCGCTCACGCTCGACGCGGGCTGTGAGTTCGGCGGCGGCATGGACTGCGGGTCGCAATACTTCCTGGGCTTCATGGCGTACCACCGCGCGTGGTTCCTCCAGGACCGGCTGGCGTTGACCGTGGGCGGCGGCGCCATCACCAACCCCGGGCGCTACCTGGTGCTGCTGCCGCCCATCAACGGGACGACCGCGGCCTCCGGCACGCCGTACTTCACCGCGAACCCGGGCGACCGCTACCGCGCCTGGGACTTCCAGGTGGCCGCGGACGTCATCCCCCAGCCGTTCATCACCTTCCGCGTGGAGTTCAACCACCGCGCCGCCAACGTGCCGTACTTCTCCGGCCCGGGAGGCGTCACGCCGCCCGGTGGCAACCAGGGCGCGCCCGGTTCGCTCGTGGACGGCTGGAGCCCCGACCTGGTGAAGACGGAGAACCGCCTCACCGGCGCGTTGATGGTGAAGCTCTGA
- a CDS encoding SAM-dependent methyltransferase gives MKPLSALIAPLSGPLARGRDANEVVAPSSADPSPLTPCDVWTYQEALAARGLVRQGHGPRVYGHTGLVDRLPPPGTPGPELMERLRGSQETLLAELARAMGPFPDGGDVLDAGSVLGGNALYWAQEHRARVTTMVTVPTHLEHVRRFVHEAGMCSRVQPRLCSGEPPRSRECYDAVIAVEHTCAQPRAEWLRGVHARLKPGGLLAVADCFWVRPNAVHPSEDAWRKQLGSVTAFLADAREAGLELEAHDDVSARAVGFWTLSSELLIHEHMACASGEAKNLRAALNAVRAESRREHLWLQQGLLDGGLEYALLVLRREA, from the coding sequence ATGAAGCCCCTGAGCGCCCTCATCGCGCCCCTGTCCGGTCCGCTCGCGCGCGGGCGGGACGCGAACGAAGTGGTGGCCCCGTCCAGCGCGGACCCGTCTCCGCTCACGCCGTGCGACGTGTGGACGTACCAGGAGGCCCTCGCCGCGCGCGGCCTGGTGCGCCAGGGCCATGGCCCCCGGGTGTACGGCCACACGGGGCTGGTGGACCGGCTGCCCCCGCCCGGCACTCCGGGGCCGGAGCTGATGGAGCGCCTGCGGGGTTCGCAGGAGACGCTGCTCGCGGAGCTGGCGCGCGCCATGGGTCCCTTCCCGGACGGCGGCGACGTGCTGGACGCGGGCAGCGTCCTGGGCGGCAACGCGCTGTACTGGGCCCAGGAGCACCGCGCGCGGGTGACGACGATGGTGACCGTGCCCACGCACCTGGAGCACGTGCGCAGGTTCGTGCACGAAGCCGGCATGTGCTCGCGCGTGCAGCCCCGGCTGTGCTCGGGCGAGCCGCCGCGAAGCCGCGAGTGCTACGACGCCGTCATCGCCGTGGAGCACACCTGCGCCCAGCCCCGGGCGGAGTGGCTGCGCGGCGTGCACGCCCGGCTCAAGCCCGGCGGACTGCTGGCCGTCGCGGACTGCTTCTGGGTGCGCCCCAACGCGGTGCACCCGTCCGAGGACGCGTGGCGCAAGCAGCTGGGCAGCGTGACCGCGTTCCTCGCCGACGCGCGCGAGGCGGGCCTGGAGCTGGAGGCGCACGACGACGTGTCCGCGCGGGCGGTGGGCTTCTGGACGCTGAGCTCGGAGCTGCTCATCCACGAGCACATGGCCTGTGCTTCCGGTGAGGCGAAGAACCTGCGCGCCGCGCTCAACGCCGTGCGCGCGGAGTCCCGGCGTGAGCACCTGTGGCTGCAACAGGGCCTGCTCGACGGAGGCCTGGAGTACGCGCTGCTCGTGCTGCGCCGCGAAGCGTGA
- a CDS encoding sensor histidine kinase, giving the protein MKSPPVSSCRGVSAFRRWMRSQDAGRLLSSLRARPLAGFLLRGSALVGVVAWAPGVHPFFSVPPTPALACFLPCAVHRVAFAWVLARRRRVNAGGWLAWLPGLALLHFFLASLMALAELPGALVFGVLLIGTAAVHGRRYRVTWREPFLAVGTLAALLGALPLARSAQHVVLLAVVGPAALLAELYLGALAVRYDRARADADRLRAAVHAQLVEQQERDVGRLTQAMAEILGHHEGMDQALHEAGTAADMMKAFGAQRGLLARSGFEDQARQLQDSLRQLQEMVKEVRAKSRRFAGTEPEAVDLGLVLESVQAQVSLRFPYVDIHVELEPHGPPRALLRGGPLTLRRVVENLVVNACEGNGEQGASRVFIRARTEPLSGRLEVEIEDDGPGFPPERLNAPAEELYTTKSQGTGLGLYTSECLLRASGGLLHRHNGPGGGALLRILLPREYP; this is encoded by the coding sequence ATGAAGTCCCCGCCCGTGTCCTCGTGCCGTGGCGTGAGCGCCTTCCGGCGCTGGATGCGCTCCCAGGACGCGGGCCGGCTCCTCTCCTCGCTGCGCGCGCGGCCCCTCGCGGGCTTCCTCCTCCGGGGCTCGGCGCTCGTGGGCGTCGTCGCGTGGGCGCCCGGCGTCCACCCCTTCTTCTCCGTGCCCCCCACGCCCGCGCTCGCGTGCTTCCTGCCCTGCGCCGTCCACCGCGTCGCCTTCGCCTGGGTGCTCGCGCGCCGCAGACGCGTGAACGCGGGGGGCTGGCTCGCGTGGCTGCCGGGCCTGGCGCTGCTGCACTTCTTCCTCGCGAGCCTCATGGCGCTCGCGGAGCTCCCCGGGGCGCTCGTCTTCGGCGTGCTGCTCATCGGCACCGCCGCCGTGCATGGCCGGCGCTACCGGGTGACCTGGCGCGAGCCCTTCCTCGCGGTGGGCACGCTCGCGGCCCTGCTGGGCGCCCTGCCCCTGGCCCGGAGCGCCCAGCACGTGGTGCTCCTGGCCGTCGTGGGCCCTGCCGCGCTGCTGGCGGAGCTGTACCTGGGCGCGCTCGCGGTGCGCTACGACCGGGCCCGCGCGGACGCGGACCGCCTGCGCGCCGCCGTGCACGCGCAGCTCGTGGAGCAGCAGGAGCGCGACGTGGGCCGCCTCACCCAGGCGATGGCGGAAATCCTGGGCCACCACGAGGGCATGGACCAGGCGCTGCACGAGGCCGGCACCGCCGCGGACATGATGAAGGCGTTCGGCGCGCAGCGCGGCCTGCTCGCGCGCAGCGGCTTCGAGGACCAGGCCCGCCAGCTCCAGGACAGCCTGCGGCAGCTCCAGGAGATGGTGAAGGAGGTGCGCGCCAAGAGCCGCCGCTTCGCCGGCACGGAGCCGGAGGCCGTGGACCTGGGGCTGGTGCTGGAGTCCGTGCAGGCCCAGGTGTCCCTGCGCTTCCCCTACGTGGACATCCACGTGGAGCTGGAGCCGCACGGGCCCCCTCGCGCGCTCCTGCGCGGCGGACCGCTCACGCTGCGCCGGGTGGTGGAGAACCTGGTGGTCAACGCCTGCGAGGGCAACGGCGAACAGGGCGCGTCCCGCGTCTTCATCCGCGCGCGCACCGAGCCGCTCAGCGGACGCCTGGAGGTGGAGATCGAAGACGACGGCCCCGGCTTCCCCCCGGAGCGACTCAACGCGCCCGCGGAGGAGCTCTACACGACCAAGTCCCAGGGCACGGGGCTGGGCCTCTACACCAGCGAGTGCCTGCTGCGCGCCAGCGGCGGCCTGCTGCACCGGCACAACGGACCGGGCGGCGGCGCCCTGCTCCGCATCCTGCTGCCCCGGGAGTACCCATGA
- a CDS encoding GNAT family N-acetyltransferase, which yields MSRKPPVIPAPYTEALTHEDAASGFQCEHEALNRFFRQDAGQNQRRDVSRTWVLRRPDTRPDWPRVLGYYTLSVGQVSRDEAPEEVIKRLPRYPLPAVILGRLARDSRVRGAGVGEQLLDDAHRRALAIGENAGVVLVVVDAKDAFAARFYARFGYRPLVGAGPGAPEWPRRLFLPLSYLRASFEDDDA from the coding sequence TTGAGCCGGAAACCGCCCGTCATTCCCGCGCCGTACACGGAAGCACTGACGCACGAGGACGCGGCCAGCGGCTTCCAGTGCGAGCACGAAGCGCTCAACCGCTTCTTCCGACAGGACGCGGGCCAGAACCAGCGCCGTGACGTCAGCCGGACCTGGGTGCTGCGCCGGCCGGACACCCGGCCCGACTGGCCCCGGGTGCTCGGGTACTACACGCTCTCCGTGGGGCAGGTGTCGCGAGACGAGGCACCGGAAGAGGTCATCAAACGCCTGCCGCGCTATCCGCTTCCGGCGGTCATCCTCGGAAGGCTCGCCCGGGACTCGCGGGTCCGCGGCGCGGGTGTGGGCGAGCAGCTGCTGGACGACGCGCACCGCCGCGCGCTGGCCATCGGGGAGAACGCGGGCGTCGTGCTCGTCGTCGTGGATGCGAAGGATGCGTTCGCGGCCCGCTTCTACGCACGCTTCGGCTACCGGCCGCTCGTCGGTGCCGGGCCCGGCGCGCCGGAGTGGCCCCGGCGTCTGTTCCTGCCCCTGAGCTACCTGCGCGCGTCCTTCGAGGACGACGACGCCTGA
- a CDS encoding SAM-dependent methyltransferase, translating to MTDGRSGTAGAKRTVYCEDALAWLEARPVLDGCSVVASLPDVSEFPSLTVPQWKDWFVGAAAKVLSRVPPDGVAVFYQSDVKKDGAWVDKGYLVSKAAEAAGCDTLWHKVVCRRTPGTVTFGRPAYSHLLCFSRGLKADAGKSTADVLPDPGEVTWTRGMGLNACLVACRFILEQTRTRTVVDPFCGHGTALAVANALGLDAVGVELSRKRARRARNLQATWTGGKLELSSTAGDGEEEPSPGET from the coding sequence ATGACGGATGGACGCAGCGGGACGGCGGGAGCGAAGCGCACGGTGTACTGCGAGGACGCGCTCGCGTGGCTGGAGGCGCGGCCGGTGCTGGACGGGTGTTCGGTGGTGGCGTCGCTGCCGGACGTCTCCGAGTTCCCGTCGCTCACGGTGCCCCAGTGGAAGGACTGGTTCGTGGGGGCGGCGGCGAAGGTGTTGTCGCGGGTGCCCCCGGACGGGGTGGCGGTGTTCTACCAGTCCGACGTGAAGAAGGACGGGGCGTGGGTGGACAAGGGCTACCTGGTGTCGAAGGCGGCGGAGGCGGCGGGGTGCGACACGCTCTGGCACAAGGTGGTGTGCCGCCGGACGCCGGGGACGGTGACGTTCGGGAGGCCGGCGTACTCGCACCTGCTGTGCTTCAGCCGGGGGCTGAAGGCGGACGCGGGGAAGTCCACGGCGGACGTGTTGCCGGACCCCGGCGAGGTGACGTGGACGCGAGGCATGGGACTCAACGCGTGCCTGGTGGCCTGCCGCTTCATCCTGGAGCAGACGCGCACGCGCACGGTGGTGGACCCCTTCTGTGGCCACGGCACCGCGCTCGCGGTGGCCAACGCATTGGGCCTGGACGCGGTGGGCGTGGAGCTCAGCCGCAAGCGCGCACGCCGGGCGAGGAACCTCCAGGCGACGTGGACGGGCGGCAAGCTGGAGCTGTCCAGCACGGCTGGCGACGGAGAAGAAGAACCGTCGCCGGGCGAGACCTGA
- a CDS encoding alpha/beta fold hydrolase yields the protein MPTTNATDGTPLHYRVLGDGPRDVVLVHGWMVSGAVWDSMLEKLDMTGLRLLVLDHRGTGPSGRPTSGYSLEQYAKDVLAVADHAKAQRFTLVGHSMGGQIAKWVASEAPARVTGLVLLNTVPASGLPLPPDAAGLFRTSAGDREKQKTILGLACKQLSPESLEALLKDSGTVGKDAIEQCFDSWTAGGFAHRLAAITAPTLVVATDDPFLPPVFLKQAVVGLIQNARLTHLPGPGHYPQVERPAETAALLSAFLAGNAAQA from the coding sequence ATGCCCACGACGAACGCGACGGATGGCACACCCCTGCACTACCGGGTCCTGGGGGACGGTCCTCGCGACGTGGTGCTGGTGCATGGGTGGATGGTGTCCGGCGCGGTGTGGGACTCGATGCTGGAGAAGCTGGACATGACGGGGCTGCGGCTGCTGGTCCTGGACCACCGGGGCACCGGACCGTCCGGGCGGCCGACGTCGGGGTACTCGCTGGAGCAGTACGCGAAGGACGTGCTGGCGGTGGCGGACCACGCGAAGGCGCAGCGCTTCACGCTGGTGGGCCACAGCATGGGCGGGCAGATCGCCAAGTGGGTCGCGTCGGAGGCCCCCGCGCGCGTCACCGGCCTGGTGCTGCTCAACACGGTGCCCGCGTCGGGGCTGCCGCTGCCGCCGGACGCGGCCGGGCTGTTCCGCACCTCCGCGGGGGACCGGGAGAAGCAGAAGACCATCCTGGGCCTGGCGTGCAAGCAGCTGTCGCCGGAGTCGCTGGAGGCCCTGCTGAAGGACTCGGGCACGGTGGGCAAGGACGCCATCGAGCAGTGCTTCGACTCCTGGACTGCGGGTGGCTTCGCGCACCGGCTGGCCGCCATCACGGCGCCCACGCTGGTGGTGGCCACGGATGATCCGTTCCTGCCGCCGGTGTTCCTCAAGCAGGCGGTGGTGGGGCTCATCCAGAACGCGCGCCTGACGCACCTGCCGGGCCCGGGGCACTACCCCCAGGTGGAGCGTCCGGCGGAGACGGCGGCGCTGCTGTCGGCGTTCCTCGCGGGCAACGCCGCGCAGGCCTGA
- a CDS encoding molybdopterin-dependent oxidoreductase gives MSERILTRRRVLLGAAALATSACDSQRPREGFLGVMDRFNQRAQTALFHPARLAPEEPVEQLTPPRDFPHYFISDTVPLAPAGWRLEVGGLVARPRAFSLEELRQLPRTDFRIRHHCVEGWSAVASWHGVRVSDLARAVGADPRAGFVEFRSFDQGYYSSWDAPSALHPQTVLAYGMNGAPLIPGHGAPLRLYSGVKLGYKMVKYLTTVRFLPEATGGTWEDRGYEWFAGV, from the coding sequence ATGTCTGAGCGCATCCTCACGCGCCGCCGCGTCCTCCTGGGCGCCGCCGCGCTCGCCACCAGCGCCTGCGATTCCCAGCGCCCGCGCGAGGGCTTCCTCGGCGTCATGGACCGCTTCAACCAGCGCGCGCAGACCGCCCTCTTCCACCCCGCCCGGCTGGCCCCCGAGGAGCCCGTCGAACAGCTCACCCCGCCCCGCGACTTCCCCCACTACTTCATCTCCGACACCGTGCCGTTGGCCCCCGCCGGCTGGCGGCTGGAGGTCGGTGGACTCGTGGCCCGGCCGCGCGCCTTCTCGCTGGAGGAGCTGCGCCAGCTGCCCCGGACCGACTTCCGGATCCGCCACCACTGCGTGGAGGGCTGGAGCGCGGTGGCGTCATGGCACGGCGTGCGCGTCAGCGACCTGGCCCGGGCCGTGGGCGCCGACCCTCGCGCGGGCTTCGTGGAGTTCCGCTCGTTCGACCAGGGCTACTACTCCTCCTGGGACGCGCCGAGCGCGCTGCACCCGCAGACCGTGCTCGCGTACGGCATGAACGGCGCGCCGCTCATCCCCGGCCATGGCGCGCCCCTGCGCCTCTATTCGGGCGTGAAGCTGGGCTACAAGATGGTGAAGTACCTCACCACCGTGCGCTTCCTCCCGGAGGCCACGGGGGGCACCTGGGAGGACCGCGGCTACGAGTGGTTCGCCGGCGTGTAG